GGAACGAAGCTAAGAAACTTTAGTTTTCGGCTAGTTTTTTTAAAGCACGAACATTTTTAAGCATAATCTTTTTACCGACCAATTCAATCAATTCTGATTTGTTAAAATCAGATAATAAACGAATACAGCTTTCGGTTGCAGTACCAATAATTCCTGCAAGTTCCTCTCTCGTTAGTTGAACTTTCAGGGTTTTGTCTGTATCTTCTCCAAAAGCTTCGTGTAATTGAAGTAAAGTTTCAGCCAATCTTTGTTTCACTGTTTTCTGAACTAACGCAATTTTTTCATTTTCAGATTCTTTTAAATCTTCGCAGACAGACTGCATCATATTTAAAGAAAACTGATTATTGCTGTTAAAGAAATTGATGATTTCGGCTTTCGGAATAAAACAAACTTCCATGTCTGCAATCGCTTTTGCCGTTAAGTTTGCCGGCTCATTGCTAATCATCGAACGCTGTCCAAGAAGTTCTCCAGATTTAACCAATTTTACGATTTGGTCTTTTCCGTTTGCACTCAATTTGGAGAGTTTACCAACACCATCTTT
This portion of the Flavobacterium panacagri genome encodes:
- a CDS encoding Crp/Fnr family transcriptional regulator produces the protein MNKCDQCIVRQLSSLKALNKEEVIKLASSKTTYKIKKGEAIFEEGEVTNGVFCVKDGVGKLSKLSANGKDQIVKLVKSGELLGQRSMISNEPANLTAKAIADMEVCFIPKAEIINFFNSNNQFSLNMMQSVCEDLKESENEKIALVQKTVKQRLAETLLQLHEAFGEDTDKTLKVQLTREELAGIIGTATESCIRLLSDFNKSELIELVGKKIMLKNVRALKKLAEN